Within Stella humosa, the genomic segment GAAAAGGAAGGGCCGGGCCCCGCGCATCCGCCGGGCGTCCCGGTCCATCACCTCCAGGCTGGCACCCACGAGTGGCGCCAGGTCGGTCTTGTTGATGACCAGCAGGTCCGAGCGGGTGATGCCGGGACCGCCCTTGCGCGGGATCTTGTCGCCGGCCGAGACGTCGATGACATAGAGCGTGATATCGGCCAGTTCCGGGCTGAAGGTGGCCGCCAGGTTGTCGCCGCCCGATTCGATGAAGACGAGGTCGAGGTCGACGAAGCGCCGGGAGATCTCCTCCACCGCCGCCAGGTTGATCGAGGCGTCCTCGCGGATGGCGGTGTGCGGACAGCCGCCCGTCTCCACCCCGACGATGCGGTCGGCCGACAGCGCGCCCGAGCGCGTCAGGAACTCCGCATCTTCCTTGGTGTAGATGTCGTTGGTGACGACGGCCAGGTTCCAGCGGTCGCGCATCGCCTTGCACAGGCGGTCGACGAGTGCGGTCTTACCCGACCCGACCGGGCCGCCGACGCCGACGCGCAATGGGCCGTTGCTCATGAGCGAAATAGCCTCGTGTATTGGGTTTCGTGGCGCATCGAGGCCCAGTCCACCATGGGGGCCGCGGTGCCGATGTCGTCGATCGAAGCCGCCAGCGCCGCCGCCGTCGCGCGGGCCACCACCGGCATCAGGGCTGCCACCGCGCGCTGGCCATCGGTCTGGCCGAGCGGCACCAGCCGGACCCCGGCAGACACGAGGTTGGCGGCGAGCGCCCCCAGCATCGAGGCGAGCGCAGCCGGCAGCGGCAC encodes:
- the ureG gene encoding urease accessory protein UreG, which gives rise to MSNGPLRVGVGGPVGSGKTALVDRLCKAMRDRWNLAVVTNDIYTKEDAEFLTRSGALSADRIVGVETGGCPHTAIREDASINLAAVEEISRRFVDLDLVFIESGGDNLAATFSPELADITLYVIDVSAGDKIPRKGGPGITRSDLLVINKTDLAPLVGASLEVMDRDARRMRGARPFLFSNLKAGNGVPEIVSFIEEAGGLA